A stretch of DNA from Macrotis lagotis isolate mMagLag1 chromosome X, bilby.v1.9.chrom.fasta, whole genome shotgun sequence:
TTAAAGAAATGCCAATGaggcagttttttaaaaaggggagggCAATGAGGAGAAAGACAAAGTTAAGATTTAAGTTTAGTTTAAGATACTTTTTTAGTAACCAAAAAACAtaccccccctcccccttcaaaaaaaaaaagaaaaaaaccaaaaaaccaaaagtaCCATCCTTCTCATAACTTCTTTTGCCATACAGGAAGATCAATGTTACAACACCTCCCCAGCCAATCAGCAGCATTACCAACCTCAAACCAGGAAACTCTTTAGTGTACAATAAAGCATAGTACAAATGATACTTCTCACTTTCAGCTAGTTTTTGTTCCCTATGCTTGTAGGATGGAAGAGCAGATGTGAAGTCTCTCATGGCGAAGTTTAACACTGGGGGCAGCCTGGCAGAGGAGGTTTCAGTTGGCAGTCGACCCTTCAAAGCAGCACATCCTGCCCCTTCAGGAATACAAGCCAGGAAAAGTGTATTTACCAACCAAGGAAATGACAGTCCACCTCCAGGGCCCAACAATTTATCAAAATTTGGAACTCCAAGACCTCCTTTGGGAGTGAAGCCTTCACTTGAGGAGAAAACTGACAAGGATCCCAAGCCCCCTTATCAGAAACCCACTGGAGTCGGTCAGAGATTTGGAAGTCCAGTTAACTCAACCAACAAGGACCCTGAAGGAAAATCGGGATTTCTCAAACCCATAGGTTCCAAACCCTTAGACCACACAAAAGATGAGTGTAAACCTGTGTTCCCAAGGCCTTCTGGAAATAAACTTCATGCTTTCAACCAAGAGAATGACTTAAAAGCTCTTGGCCAAAAGTCTGTCTTCAATGCTCCAGCTCCAGAAAATGAACCTAAGCCAGCATTTCCAAAGCTGTCTGGAACTAAAGCCAAGTTCAACATCCCTTCACACGACCATGAGCCCAAGCCTCCTTTTCCCAAACCAGCAATTGGACAGAAACCTTCTCCCAATGCAGATACCTCCCATGATGACCAAAACCTCAACAAGAAAGGACCTGCCTTTGCCCCTTCCTCCAAACCCAAAGTCAGCCCTCTTAAGCCAACCAGAGAAGATACAGAAAACAAAGATCATGGAACAGACTCTCCAAATATGCCTTTCCCTGGTGTAACTCTGAAACCTGTTACCAACCGAAGTACTCCAAGCTCAACCCTAAACcttaccaaaaatactgaagagaaaaaggaagaacgGAAGATAGATGCAGCTAAGAATGTATTTATGAGtaaaatgaatcaggatgactttgGCTCAGGTATCACTCCACCCAAGCTCCCAAAGCCAGCTTCCAAGTTGACAGTGGGGGGGCCTTGGAGCCAAAGTCAAGAGAAGGATAAAGGAGATAAGAATTCTACCATGCCTAAACAGAAGCCCTTGCCTGCACTGTTTACCCTGGGCCCACCCCCACAGAAACCCAACAGACCACCTACTGTTGACCTGGCAAGATTTCGAAAAGCCAGTCCTGCAAACAGTGAGTAGTTTTCCCATTTGTGATTTAGCTTCTTTTTTTGACATAGTATAAGatgttctaaattctaaaaaaaagtgtTGACAACATCAACCCTTTATGAATGATACTCATTGGTGCACAATGGTATATGGTCTCTCTCTTGTTTCCCTTGGAGTTTGAAGGATTAAGTTCAATAGAGCTAGGTTTAGGGGTAGTTCTGTCACTGAAAAGTGCTCTGCTTAGCTAATTGGAGGAGAACTTTCATTTGTTGGTTTCAGTAGCTTCTCTAGTGAATAGtaattttatttcctcagctAAATAATTTTACTTCTGTTAAACAAGAATATGGTCTTATTCTCCATAATCTCAGAAAAGATACCTCAGAAAGATATGCATTTGATTTCTTGTGACCAAAAAAATGCTTCcctaatttcaaaatatttatttggctGCAATCATGAGATGAAGTAGAGACTGCTGACTATATAACTTCACATTCTACTGTATGAGCCAGTTGATTTATGTGCATAAATATTAAAGGTTTTTAGACTCTGATGATTTAGTAAAGAATTCATATGGCTATTTTAATTTCAGTATCAAATAATCTCCAATAATTCTAAagttatgtattatgtaatatattcaatatatgtcaattttcattttaaatgagctaaagtatcattgTTCCTATAATTAAGAGAAAATTTCACCATAGTTCTGTAATGTTCAATTTGAATAATTCACATGATATAGTTGTTCTttgcaagaaaagaaaagagtattAATAAGGGAAATCAGAATTACTATGCTGTTATACAAACCTTAAGATTTTTTACCTATAggctatcattttattttattgaataaaacaagcatttgcATATCTTAGcattataaaaaaagatgattgtacatgaaactgaaaatctatttatttttaataatgaaataatattttgatgaGGTGAATAGAGGactaatcttggagtcaggaagacctctggTCAAGTCCTGCCCCTGATCTATAATAGCTATAGTacaatggacaaatcacttaatttctcagagtCCTAGACAACTCCCCTAAACCATAATTTGTCAAAGCATATTCTGGTCTATGTTGGTGATAAGAGTTTCTATTCTGGGAATAAAATTGTTAGACTAGACCAAAAATTGTAGTATTCATAATTCATAGATTTATgtcttttaagttttaaaaactgctttCCTTACAATATTTGGAAATTTGTATCTCGCACATccctaattattctttttttacacATGGGTAAATGGAAGCTCTAAGAGAGGAAGCTGACCTATCCATGGTTACATATCTGGCAAATGCTCAATTATCTTATCTTGTCTCCTAACTCCATGCCCAAGATACTGTCTGTTCTGTCATGTCAACTTTTTGTCATCAAGATGATCACACTAGAAAAGTTTGGGGTGCTTAGTAGACATTAATTTTTGTCCCTTCCCCTCTAGTTTGTCTGATTGACTCTAGTCTCTTTTTTAAGGTACTTTCACATTTCACTTTATCTTCATAATTACACTATAATCTAAGTAGGATAAGGATAACTGTCCCTCTTTTAAACTAAGGTGTAAAGacataaaatgacttgtccaagctaATAATAGTGAAGAATGACTTAAGCTTAGGTCTTTTGACTTCCAACCTTCATCTTTTTTCCATTACAAGGTCACATGTTTCGAAGTATGTGAGTGTGTTTGCATTTATACATTtgagtttttataaatatatagcatACACAATCAtatttacttccttaaaaagtaatgtcagaagatgaaaaaatattttcacaaaaaaacaaacaaaccatatTCATTTCAGAAactctttatctttcttcctactCCTATAAGTTGATGCTTTTGACCAAAAGGGAATGACTGCATAAGGTTTTGATAAGGTTCTAGAATAAAGCTACTATCATTTTGCTATGTATGATGGAAGGGAAGATAGCTATGGAACCAAGATGGATCTAAATGGTGCCATGCTACCTGTGGTATAAGGAGTGGTACTTATATAGCCATTTTCCCCAgatcctgagagagagagagagagagagagataatagataAAGAACTAGCCTCAGAGCCACAAACACCTGAATTCAAGTGCCATTTCTTACTCttaactggctatgtgacccttgacaagcaTCATAACCTTGCAGTGCTACCAGCAATTCTCTAAGACCAATCTGTATTGGTAGAAGAAATTTACTCTTCAGGGGTTCCCTATGCCAATGATATCACAGATCTGTTCTCTAATCCTTCCCCAGACCTGAGTTGGGTGCAGGACTGTCACCTTGAATAAGTCAAAGAAGTTTGCCCAACTTTGGATAAACTGCTCTGGTTTACTCCTGAACCACTGTACTCATATGTAGGATGTGGCCATTTTTCCTATTGGGAAATGCTTTTATTTCATAAAGGTTCCAATCCAAGTTGCATCTCTAGAAATATAAATCTGATCCCTACAATCACTATGATACTACCACCTCCACCACCCCAAGCCTTCCCTTCTCCTGTTTGGTATCCCTTGCTGTGACCTTGAAGAGTGTCAAAAGTGATCCTTTAAAAAGATCTGTTTTCATACCCAGAAGTTGTCCCCAAGAGAGAACTTCTTATCCCTGCCCTGTTGGAGTTATGTGCATTTATTTACTCAGTCATCAGTCTTTCCAGCTGAACATAATTTCCTGCATCACTGGACACAAAGGCATGTGATTAAATCAAAGCAAAGTTAGAAAGCAGACTTAGTTTAAATGATAAACAAAACTACATCTGAAAATGTTTGTCCACACTGAGGTTCAATAATTTAGGAACTGAACAGAGCAAAGCTGGATTTTTTGATGATGAAATTCAGATATTAAACACCTGGTAGACTAATTCTTGTATAAACAATTTAATTCCAGTTATTATTGAACTAATCAaagctcatttttcttcctcttcctttatttctttaaccCTTTAATGTTattattcactctttttttttaatatatcaccCTATAACCTTAGTCTCATCTTGCCAAGTACCTGCTGGATGCCTTCAACCAGCTGTTCCATAGTCACTTCAAATTCCatatgtctaaaacagaactcattatctatTGATTATATCCCTTTTCCCAATCttccttaattgaaaaaaaaaagaaaacaaaagtacaaACACCcttattacaaatatatatactcaTGAAAATCAAATTCCTATGTTGATCATGTCCAACCTGTTTTTACATACTACAATCCTTTATCTCATCCACATTTACCTATAAATATTGATGTGGATGTTTATGTAGATATAGCTAGCTTGAGCTATGCATATGTGCTTcaaatttccatatttctttaaaaGGAGCCACCATCCTTTTAAGAATCTAGATTCCCTTCATCTTAGACAAAAGATTGAAAAGCAATACCTACCCAGGCTCACAGTCATAGTCATCCTTGTCTCTCCTTTGCTCCCTTAATGTCCAATCAGTGGCCAGGCCTTATTGATTCTACTTTTCTAACTCTTCTCTAATCTGcccccttttccctcctcacATAGCAGCCACTACCCTATTTCACATCTTCATTATCTATCCCTGGAACCACTGGAACAGTTTCCTCATTGGtttcaatttcttccctttctaatcTATCTTTTAAGCAGTTGCCAAATTGAttgtgctttctttttatttttaatttcttaaactttatttttttaatcaataagaGTTTATTGCCCTCTTTCCAACcctccttaatttaaaaaaagaaaacccttgtaacaaatatgcaaactcatgcaaaacaaattcctgaatTGATCATGTCTAAAAATGTATGCCCCTTTCTGAATCTTGAATCCATCTCTCAGGAGGGGACTTTTCACCAATCTCTGGAATCACAGTTACCTTAGAGAGCACTGGCCacagttcttaaatctttcttaGTTATTTGTCATGTTGCTGTTGCTGAATTGgtttccttttggttttgttcacttAACTAcatcatataaatctttccaagtttctctgaaaacattctttttatcattttttcatagATATTCCATTCTACTCATATGCCATTATTTATTCAGCTGTTCCTCAATTAATAGATATCATTCCTTTAGTTTTCAGCTCTTTGCTACTATAATTTTTTCCACATAGGggtcctttttctctttgtttgaTGCCTTTGAGCTGCAGGTCTAGTAATAGTACTACTGGATTAAAAGATACCCACAATTTAATGATTTTTGAGGAACAGTTCCATTACTTCCTAGAATGCCTTGATCAATCTACAGTTCTTCCTACCATGCACTAGCAATACCTGTCCTCTTTcattctctccaacattattatttttctttttggttttggttttgtttttttggggggtggagggggttgGAAGTAGGAGAGTGCTCTTCTTTGCCAGTCTGATGAATATCAGGTCAAATTTAAAGttatgtctttctgactccagaccctcactctatccactttgccacctcaCTGTCCCCAGCAGAAATAGGTCTTTCCTTGATCATGTCTTATCCAAATGAAATAGCCTTTAATTGTTAAGCTAAGATAATATGGTGTCAGTGTCTCACAAAAAGTGTGGTAGCTTAAACTGAACAAACCAGTTGTGGTCTGATCAGGAAAAGTACAATGGGGATAGTTGCTTTATGTGATATGGATGctatatttctattaatataGCCTTAGTCTTTCTAGTAGCTGTGCAAACATTGGGTCAAATAAAACCACTAGATCAGATCTCCCCATTCCAGAGTTTAagcaattgaattttttaaatctcaacaaattttaaatttttatttattgtattctaTTCCCTTGATTTCTGCCCAGAATTCAAGCTTGCTGAGACACCTTTGATAATATGATAAACTTATCAGTTTTATTGCAGGATGTTGTGCATAGTGGCACATCCTAGTCCCCAGGCTAGTTTTCTGGCAATCTATTCAGTTTCAATCATTTTACACAGGGAAAGGTAGAGTCAGTCTTCCTCCTGCAGTCTTCCACCCCATCTCCATTCCCAGAATACCAACATCCTCTGGTGGTTCTCCTTGCATTATCGTCTTTCACCCAGCCCACCTGAGCCACCCAGAACCATCTCAGGAAAGAAACATAAACATAGCCATCGCCCATACACAATGGCATCCAGAGACAAGGCCCTGCTAGCCCCATTCTAAGTAAGTTCTGCTTGTTTAGCATCCTTTGGGAAAACTATCTAGGTGATTGACAGAATCCAGTAAATGGATCAAAAATTGTGTTTATGTTCCTGGTGATCGGGATGATAAGTTTGTTTCTCAGGTTGAATGTGGGGGCtagggaattatttttaaatattttagagttCAATTTTTTAACCTAAGTTTTCATCTTTGAAAAgaattaaatcttatttttccccCATGGAACAATAATCATGTGATGAAATGATGACAATGAGGACTAATCTTTAAAACCATATTAGCCAGGGATTGCATATAACATTGGATCATGGCGATCATGGCTATTGCTTATGGCAAGTTTAGCAACATGAGCAAAAGCAGttaatttataaagaatatttgaggggcagctaggtggcgtagtggatacagcctggccttggagtcaggagtacctgggttcaaatccagtctcagacacttaataattacctagctgtgtggccttgggcaagccacttaaccccatttgccttgcaaaaaaaaaaacctaaaaaaaaaagatttttgatatTTGGAAAGATCTAAAACTGGAACATCTGATCATCTGCCCCATATTATTTTCCATAGGTTATTATGAAAGAATAGATTTAGAACAACTCCTAAATAGCACACGTGTAGGTGTTTATCATTTCTGGGTAAATTGATAACCATGAGactctatgtatgtgtgtgtgtacagagagagagagagtgagagtgagtgtttgcatgtgtacatgtgtgagagagagagagagagagagagagtgagagtgagtgAGTGCTCGCATGTGTACATGGTGGGGAGTAAAAGGAAAATcccaagaagagagagaagaggtttGGGATCTGGGATCTGTTGCTATCTCTGAAATATCTCTCTTCCAGACAGACCCCAGATCTGTGGACAAATTTAAAGGGAACTCTGAGTTTGGATATGAAAAATTACATCTGTATTTTcacttagttctttttttattttaggtttttgcaaggcaaatggaattaagtggcttgcccaaggccacacagctaagtaattattaagtgtctgaggccagatttgaacttaggtactattgactccagggctggtgctctatccactatgccacctagccacccccattttcaCTTAGTTCTAAGtgaaatttagaatttcctttGGTTATGATTCGTTTTGAGAATATATTTAGGAAAGGAGCTTATAGACTTCACCAGCAAAAAGGGATTATGATATATTTGATTTAGAACAGCTTCAATATCACACATGCAAAATCtcaactgtttttaaaaaaattagactttttacaatattaaaaatcatttttgttagGATTATAAAATATAGAGTGAGAAAAACCAAATTTTAGGCAGCTGTTGGAGGGTGGGACAGACAGCAGTGGATAATAACTAATAGTACATGATAATGTTAGTCTGGTTCACTTCCACTCtcgaatcagacacttaataggtaTTTCTATAGTTTTAAACCTGGgtttattctatcttttttttttaggtttttttttttttgcaaggcaaatggggttaagtggcttgcccaaggctacacagctaggtaattattaagtgtctgagaccggatttgaacccaggtactcctgactccaaggccggtgctttatccacttcgccacctagctgccccaattctatCTTTTCTAATAGTACATCTATCTTTAGTCTTTAATTCCCAAGAAAacaaagatttgtttttttgtttttgttttttgtcttacTTCTGTCAGGTCTACCCTTCTGTTACAAATCAAGACTGTTCTTTCCAAAGTCACCAAATTCAAAGCCAGCGGTTTCCTTAAAGGTAGCCCCATAGAAAGTTTAAATTAACCTCTCTTCCCCTACCCACCCAAGCTTATCCATGTCCTTTTCAGGAACTACTCCTTCAACTGCTTGACTTTTCACATTTAAACATTTCATCTTCTGCACAAAGACATCTTTAACTGGTTTGTCATTACAGTTAAACAATCCTCAATGTGCATCATGATCTTTTCTCTCCCAACATAACTTTGCTTCTTTGCCTCTGTCATGGTACTTTCTCTAGAGAATCTAAGTTGTATTAATTGTGATTCctaattataattttcaaagcTTGTTTTATGAAGATAAttaaagtttgtttttgtttttcttaagatGAGTTACATTGAATCAATTAATAGATAATATTGAAGGttcttatttcttcctatttAAAAGTAGATCAGTAATATTTGCATTATCTGCTTCAAGAATTTTCAAGAAAAttgatttgtaatattttaaatgatatatatttatattattttattaaaatatacaaCTTTGACACCTGAGAAGTTAGAACTAAAAGAGCTCCACTTTGGAAAATAgggtcatttaaaaaatagctttGACAGCTGCATTTGCAGAGAGGAACTGACTTTGCTAAAGACTAACTGGCCTTGCAAGAATGTCTTAATAACTTTGAGCTTCAGGTGTATTACTACAAAGATGATAACTAAGGTCCATTCAAGCTCTAAATCTTCAATcccatgaaaaaaatcataaaaagaatagTTTGACTTTAaccaaacctttttttaaaaaaaatgaaatcattaccTATTGGCTTAAAGGACTTATACCTTtagtcttttttcctcctttttctgtgttttttagGTATGGAAGTGTAAGGTAAAGAACACTATACATAGAACTAGACAATCTAGATTAGCAGTACTTGTTAGCAGTTGATAGTCAGCAAGTCACTTTCTCTGACTATTCCCATGTTAGAGAAATGGGAATAAAAGTCCTTGTACTATCTTCAGGGTCATTTTAAATTTAGTAAAGTAGCAAGGTGGTGCACTGGTCCTGgaggcagaaggacctgagtttaaatccagcctctgaaACTTGACGCTTACTaatttatgtgaccttgagcaagttatttaatcttgtttgcctcacatccagggccatctccagttgtcctaatctatatctggccactggatccagatgatccAGGAGGAGAAAATATGATGAGTAACTTAGTACAAcatcccccactcaaatccaattcatttatttgtcatgacatcatcacCTGATATCATAATTTTCAAGGATGAAGGACCAAAACATCATCATTACATATAGAGAGGTGAGAAACATTTATCTGacccaatcccctcattttagagaagaggaaactgattcctaaaaaggttaaatgacttgctgaaagtAAGTTTAGTAATTGGGTAAGCTAAGATCAGAATCCTAAAACTTTTGGCTGGGAAAGAACTCTGGACATTATATAATCCAACTTCCTCACTTTTCAGGAAAAGTAACTGAAATTCATAGTGctaaaaggactttttttttaaccttttaacctTTTCAAACTGGCATATCTAGCttgcatttctttcttacctagacAGAAGAACAgtgaatatattttgaaaatatgtatGATATGTGTGTATAGTTagatatctaaatctatatctatctaaagATACATAAATTTCAGGGTTATGCCTTTGACAGAACTATCCAGCTTCTTGGATAGTTCATATGCTTAAAGATTTGgcatatgaacagaaagtttagaGAAGAGTAAGACGGCACTGCCCTCCTCTTCCCTGCTCCCCATCCCCTTCCCAGGCACAAAATTCCTGACCCTGTAATTTAAATGGTTTATTAATCTCCTattccccccccattttttatgaattttctcAAAATTCAATCTATTTCTTGGTGGGCTTTTTCTAGCCTTAACAGATTTCATTAAGGAAAATAACATAAACTGTCAATAAAAGTCTTAGTGATAGATCAAGAACTttaacaaggggaaaaaagggtaaagaaaaagttaaattcaCAAATTGGGACTGCTCAAAATCAAAGATTTAATCATGTTACCCAGGGTTATACCTAACAACTACTTTTCTCTCTACAACTTTATCTACTTTGATAAAATCTTTAGCAGAAAAACAGTCCTTGATAAAATCTCCTGCTCTCCCAATTATATCCTAGTCAGGCCAGTAGTAACTTCTTTCTTTATCACTGATATTAACATCTTACATACTTCCATGTTGAGGTTTCATAACTTTGCTGTCCATATAGACTTGGGAGATGGAGATTTTACCAtaatgaggagagagaaagactTTCTTAAAGTCAAGGCCTAACTCATTGCCATGAATTGTTCTTTCATTAAGCACTCTTACTGATAAAGATGACCATCTGGTATTTTTttaactgattagagaaattattaTATTCCCCTGCTATGGATGTCAAATGCCATGCCTTTTAAATATGTGTTTCAATTTCATTATGTGAATTGTGATTATACTAAGGGAAGACAACCAAAGAGACAGTCATCTTAAAACTGCTACCAAGGCTTTCTTTCAAAATGGTGTCCTGGCCCCCACAAATCAAGTATATTTTCACATACTTTAGAATAATCTAAATTTGATCAAAAGCACTCAATTGCTCAAGTTACCATAGAGGAGTCAGACACATGCATCAAATGCCTAGCATTCTAGTTCAAACAGGAGTATCATTTtggacaaaaatggaaataacattcTGATTCCTACATATATGTCTGTCCTACCTTTCAGTTCTTCTACTAAGCCAAGTCTTAGGCATTGGCAATCCTCAATCCTGAACTTTCTGGTTGCATAAGCTTTGATCTAATTCACTCTCCTAAGCAAATATCTATCCTAAAAAAACCCTCAGGAAAGCTCAAGTTCTATAGATGAACTGATAAAGCATGGCTTACCTCCTGAATCTAATCTCTAAAAGCCATTTCCaatcaggaaaaatgaaaattcatacaGGTTATATGATTTTTCAGCATATTTATTCCTCCTGCCCATCTTAAACTTCTACTTTGTATGTGGAAAATACCCCCCTATAAAATCAAGGCTTATTTATGAATATGAAACAGAATGTGCTAGGTACCTATTAAAAAAGGAGCACCAACTTAGGATAATTGTTTTTATCATCCAAATGAAATTGAATTGATATTCACAATAACCACTGCTAATCAGAAGACCCAATAATCagtatattttctagtttttgagagaaaattgtctttttttttatgtgaGATGGGGAAGGAGGATAAACCTTCCCATTCAAAGAAAATGCATATTAATATTTTGATTCTAAAAACTCCTTAGAATTATCTACCATGAGACCAAAGATTCTTTCCTATCTGAAGATAATAGAAAATAGGAATCTAAAAATCAGAGATGGTGATATATTTTAGATTActattattgattattaataGATAAGATCACAGCATTCAGAGCAAGATTCAACTTTCTACAAGAAATGCCCCTTAATtttctaatgccttccttctgctgattatttccaatttattggtTATACATAATTATAAGCAGCTATCTCCTCAATTAGAGTGTgaggtccttgagagcagagactctcttttgcctttctattaCATACCCAGAAGTTAACACAGTATCGGCttataataagaatttaatgaatatttagagTAATAatcaggtgacacagtggatagagcaccaggcctggaatcaggaagacaaattcaaattcagtcttagatatttgtgaccctgggccagtctcTTCATTtgtgtttatctcagtttcctcatctgtaaaatgagaataacaataacaaccaaggttgttatgaagatccaataagataataattgtgattgtaaattaaataattttaaaatgtgtaccatataaatgttaattattagtATTAGTGGTTTGAGATTTAGTGAGATTTTGAGATTAGTGATTTGAGAAAGGATTATCTTGTCCACTTTTATTCTAATACATGAGGAAAGTATAACCCAAGGGGTTCATcacatcataggatcatagatagaGAACTCTTAGGTACCTTAGAAGCTATTGAATCTAACTCtccttgttttacaaataaagTGAGACAGAAAGATTTAATGATTTGTACCAGATCAGGTAACTAAGtacc
This window harbors:
- the LOC141500776 gene encoding FYN-binding protein 1-like isoform X3, translating into MAKFNTGGSLAEEVSVGSRPFKAAHPAPSGIQARKSVFTNQGNDSPPPGPNNLSKFGTPRPPLGVKPSLEEKTDKDPKPPYQKPTGVGQRFGSPVNSTNKDPEGKSGFLKPIGSKPLDHTKDECKPVFPRPSGNKLHAFNQENDLKALGQKSVFNAPAPENEPKPAFPKLSGTKAKFNIPSHDHEPKPPFPKPAIGQKPSPNADTSHDDQNLNKKGPAFAPSSKPKVSPLKPTREDTENKDHGTDSPNMPFPGVTLKPVTNRSTPSSTLNLTKNTEEKKEERKIDAAKNVFMSKMNQDDFGSGITPPKLPKPASKLTVGGPWSQSQEKDKGDKNSTMPKQKPLPALFTLGPPPQKPNRPPTVDLARFRKASPANISNKGTVPYSVSTTPPPPPPAHPTTQPAPPVPYPTQPPVPSLPPRNIKIPAETKSSISEENYDDVDMQSNDPGYPDEDQDSSGETYEDIETTKEREKKRDKEEKKRLELEKKEQKEKEKKEQEIKKKFKLTGSIQVLHQAKACCDVKGGKNELSVKQGEEIEIIRITDNPEGKWLGRTSRGTYGYIKTTAVEIDYDSLKRKKNSLSTLPSRPVEEDQELYDDVAEHSSVSSHSQSGSGGMFPTQDDEIYDGVEDDDDNSSTLQGEEKSNSWTWGILKMLKGKDDKKKSIRKKSKDTESDNNEEIVFPSPPKGLGLDSSCRTDGKAQKIQRFI